From Dethiosulfovibrio salsuginis, the proteins below share one genomic window:
- a CDS encoding endonuclease/exonuclease/phosphatase family protein translates to MRRFFSTLASLLVLSLLIVGQAMALTIGTFNVEYFNVSGKKAYSPEDCYHLAKTILSSKADVLALQEIEGDATMRYFLTKFLPGWWSAKGNDTGGRQDLYFLWNSDTVELIDGPYIYGANASFRFEGKSYKLNDRPHLVATFLDKERDRRFTMVNVHLKSQSTRGKGDSDKAERYNDAKRQAQIESVNKIVSSLKGPVFILGDFNTDDPRGTSFPLLRLPDGQYSYDNKKSNLDYIGYAGIEMDEKWAIYEIETAIPARSTKKAEHPDHDMVALALDGSVPKVAVKSAKAESKEAPKNITVFVTKTGKSYHSDGCSSLSKSKIALSLEEAKAKGYTPCSKCKPPR, encoded by the coding sequence TTGAGAAGATTTTTTTCAACCCTAGCGTCGTTGCTCGTCCTATCTCTGCTAATAGTCGGCCAGGCGATGGCCCTTACTATAGGGACGTTCAACGTCGAATACTTTAACGTCTCAGGTAAAAAAGCCTACTCCCCCGAGGACTGTTATCATCTGGCAAAAACCATACTGTCATCGAAAGCGGACGTCCTTGCCCTTCAGGAGATAGAGGGCGACGCCACTATGAGATACTTTCTGACAAAGTTTCTGCCTGGCTGGTGGTCCGCCAAGGGCAACGACACAGGAGGCAGACAGGACCTGTACTTCCTGTGGAACTCGGACACCGTAGAGCTCATAGACGGACCCTACATCTACGGAGCCAACGCGTCTTTTCGGTTCGAGGGCAAGAGCTACAAGCTGAACGACAGGCCCCATCTGGTGGCCACATTTCTGGACAAGGAAAGAGATCGCCGATTCACCATGGTCAACGTACACCTCAAGAGCCAGAGCACCAGGGGCAAGGGAGACTCGGACAAGGCAGAGAGGTACAACGACGCCAAGAGACAGGCTCAGATTGAGAGTGTAAACAAGATAGTTTCCTCTCTCAAGGGGCCTGTTTTCATACTAGGGGACTTCAACACCGACGACCCGAGAGGCACGTCTTTCCCCCTGCTGAGGCTACCTGACGGCCAGTACAGCTACGACAACAAAAAGAGCAACCTGGACTACATAGGCTACGCAGGGATAGAGATGGACGAAAAGTGGGCTATATACGAGATAGAGACCGCCATTCCAGCGAGATCCACAAAAAAAGCGGAACATCCCGACCACGATATGGTGGCCCTGGCTCTAGACGGTAGCGTCCCCAAAGTGGCGGTAAAATCGGCTAAGGCCGAGTCGAAAGAGGCCCCCAAGAATATCACCGTGTTCGTCACCAAAACCGGAAAGAGCTATCATTCCGACGGATGTTCGTCCCTGAGCAAGAGCAAGATAGCCCTCTCCCTGGAGGAAGCCAAGGCCAAGGGATACACCCCCTGCAGCAAGTGCAAACCACCGAGATAG
- a CDS encoding M20/M25/M40 family metallo-hydrolase, protein MHKDSRLYRRLLKIASIPSVSPSSEGENKATQALYDELAQTDYFRKNPEDIKLLPLEGDRLKRHFLFGMVRAQKPTSETVVLLGHMDVVSVEMFGSLREFAFSPEEYTSRLDSTSLGEDGAKDLLSGKWLFGRGVADMKSGVCGAMELLMETAEDPSSTEVNLAVLFVPDEENNSLGMLSAAPFLAKLQDEGLSFRCCIDTEPTFATGEDAKPTVYLGSLGKINPFFYCVGVKAHAGEYYDGFSVGPTMARIALAIDGNPSLSDELDGTMYPPYAALKVDDMRDEYSATIMSRCAMAFSYLTSTKMPPEIMAELKSIAQESLDRSIEEHERAKKAYREQNGMALSPSCLSGAVYSVKEIMDLAESRGIVPVISEEGDERARGMETVSRLVDDLEMEGPLVVVGFLPPWYPHRSNMADIEGDPEVKEAASKLREKAVEQGLEMDIRTMFEGVSDLSYCGFTGTPEEARAFEDNMPGGRAIYSFPTDELLKLAIPILNFGPVGKDAHKRSERLYLPFYLDHYVNLLRYLVKSI, encoded by the coding sequence ATGCACAAAGATTCGAGATTATACAGAAGGCTGCTTAAAATAGCGTCTATACCGAGCGTATCCCCGTCTTCGGAGGGAGAAAACAAGGCGACCCAGGCCCTTTACGACGAGCTAGCCCAGACCGACTACTTTAGGAAAAACCCTGAAGATATAAAACTCCTTCCCCTTGAGGGGGACAGGTTGAAAAGGCACTTTCTCTTCGGGATGGTGAGAGCCCAAAAGCCCACCTCCGAGACGGTGGTCCTGCTTGGGCACATGGACGTGGTCAGCGTGGAGATGTTCGGCTCCCTGAGGGAGTTTGCCTTCTCGCCGGAGGAATACACCAGTAGGCTGGACTCCACCTCTTTAGGGGAGGACGGAGCCAAAGACCTCCTTTCCGGGAAATGGCTCTTCGGTCGAGGCGTAGCGGACATGAAGTCCGGCGTCTGCGGGGCTATGGAGCTCCTTATGGAGACGGCGGAGGACCCTTCCTCCACGGAGGTCAATCTAGCGGTCCTGTTCGTGCCCGACGAGGAGAACAACTCACTGGGGATGCTCTCAGCAGCCCCGTTCCTCGCAAAACTTCAGGATGAAGGGCTTAGTTTCCGGTGCTGCATAGACACCGAGCCCACCTTCGCCACAGGTGAGGACGCCAAGCCCACGGTATATCTTGGTAGCCTTGGAAAGATAAACCCCTTCTTTTACTGTGTCGGAGTCAAGGCCCACGCCGGGGAGTACTACGACGGTTTCAGCGTAGGGCCTACCATGGCACGGATCGCCCTGGCTATAGACGGAAATCCCTCCTTGTCGGACGAGCTTGACGGAACCATGTATCCTCCCTACGCCGCTCTTAAGGTGGACGATATGAGGGACGAATACTCAGCGACTATTATGTCCCGTTGCGCCATGGCCTTCAGCTATCTAACCTCCACAAAAATGCCACCGGAGATCATGGCCGAGCTTAAGTCCATAGCCCAAGAGTCACTGGACAGGTCCATCGAGGAGCACGAGAGGGCTAAGAAGGCCTACAGGGAGCAAAACGGCATGGCCCTGTCCCCCTCCTGCCTATCCGGGGCCGTCTACTCGGTCAAGGAGATCATGGACCTGGCGGAGAGCCGGGGGATCGTTCCGGTGATCTCGGAAGAGGGAGACGAAAGGGCTAGAGGCATGGAGACCGTATCAAGGCTTGTGGACGACCTAGAGATGGAGGGGCCTCTGGTGGTGGTGGGATTTTTGCCACCCTGGTATCCCCACAGGTCCAATATGGCGGATATAGAGGGCGATCCAGAGGTCAAAGAGGCAGCCTCAAAATTGAGGGAGAAAGCGGTCGAACAGGGGCTGGAGATGGACATAAGGACCATGTTCGAGGGGGTGTCGGACCTGAGCTACTGCGGCTTCACCGGAACGCCGGAGGAGGCTAGGGCCTTCGAGGACAATATGCCAGGAGGCAGGGCAATCTACAGCTTCCCCACCGACGAGCTGTTAAAGCTGGCTATCCCGATACTGAACTTCGGCCCAGTCGGTAAGGACGCCCACAAGAGATCCGAAAGGCTGTACCTTCCGTTCTATCTGGATCACTATGTTAATCTGTTGAGATATCTGGTAAAATCCATATAA
- a CDS encoding GNAT family N-acetyltransferase — protein MDKVYIGDRYYDFVWNFKEDRELRCGFNSLARDVFDFDFEDYYLSGYWNDRYVPYALMDGGKVVANVSVNILDFFSCGEVKRYIQIGIVMTDRAYRGRGLSRYLPERVISEWKGKSEMIYLFANDTVVDFYPKFGFAKKTEYQYAKAIAGGDGTPRYLEMEDPQNRALLLRLSESTRPFSNLTALRNTGLVMFYATSFMKDDFYYVEGMDAAVFARYDDRTLYLNDVFCPGELSIDEVISVMAKRDTNQMVLGFTPLDTDGYSCNTYSQENETLFVLTDGEKSVFDDHRLMLPILSHA, from the coding sequence ATGGACAAGGTTTATATCGGCGATAGATACTACGATTTTGTCTGGAACTTCAAAGAAGACCGGGAGCTACGGTGTGGCTTTAACTCCCTGGCGAGGGACGTCTTTGACTTCGATTTTGAGGATTACTACCTGAGTGGTTACTGGAATGATCGTTACGTCCCCTATGCTCTCATGGACGGGGGCAAGGTGGTCGCCAACGTGTCGGTGAACATCCTGGACTTTTTCTCCTGTGGAGAGGTGAAGCGGTACATTCAGATAGGCATCGTTATGACCGACAGGGCGTACCGAGGCAGAGGTCTCAGCAGATATCTCCCTGAGAGGGTCATTTCCGAGTGGAAGGGTAAAAGCGAAATGATCTACCTATTCGCCAACGATACCGTCGTGGATTTTTACCCTAAATTTGGTTTTGCTAAAAAAACCGAGTATCAATACGCAAAAGCGATCGCAGGAGGGGACGGAACTCCACGGTACCTCGAAATGGAGGACCCCCAAAACAGGGCTCTCCTGCTTCGCCTCTCCGAGAGCACCCGTCCTTTCTCCAACCTCACAGCCCTGAGAAATACCGGTCTCGTCATGTTCTACGCCACGTCCTTTATGAAGGACGACTTCTACTACGTCGAGGGCATGGACGCCGCTGTCTTCGCCCGTTACGACGACAGAACGCTGTACCTTAACGACGTTTTCTGTCCTGGGGAACTATCTATCGACGAGGTTATCTCAGTCATGGCAAAGAGGGACACAAACCAGATGGTCCTGGGCTTCACCCCTTTGGATACCGACGGATACAGCTGTAATACCTATTCACAGGAGAACGAAACCCTTTTTGTCCTGACAGATGGAGAGAAAAGCGTCTTTGACGACCACAGACTAATGCTACCGATACTGTCCCATGCGTAA
- a CDS encoding TRAP transporter small permease — translation MENFVRNVKSSLLWRWLINLQKAILVLTSVFVVLIMCTAVLLRYVFKSDLFGIEEIVVIAAFWLYLVGSSYGVYEKSHVKADIIPQLLPLKAQAFLSVLVRLTMSILCVVFSWWAVDMISYSIEWMPRTTGLRIPIFISQTSILVGYVLMSFYSIIYFLEDLGNFTSLYRKDQGGEQPWR, via the coding sequence ATGGAAAACTTCGTCCGTAACGTAAAAAGCTCCCTCCTCTGGAGGTGGCTTATAAATCTGCAAAAGGCCATATTGGTGCTGACAAGCGTCTTCGTGGTCCTGATAATGTGTACCGCCGTGCTTCTCAGATACGTTTTCAAGTCGGACCTTTTCGGAATAGAGGAGATAGTGGTCATAGCGGCCTTCTGGCTTTACCTGGTAGGGAGCTCCTACGGAGTGTACGAGAAGAGCCACGTCAAGGCGGACATAATCCCTCAGCTCCTCCCACTTAAGGCCCAGGCATTTCTGTCGGTCTTGGTGCGACTGACTATGTCCATACTCTGCGTCGTGTTCAGCTGGTGGGCTGTGGATATGATATCCTACAGCATCGAGTGGATGCCCAGGACCACCGGCCTCCGCATCCCTATATTCATATCCCAGACATCCATACTGGTGGGATACGTTCTCATGAGCTTTTACTCCATAATATATTTTTTAGAGGACCTAGGCAATTTCACGTCTCTGTACAGGAAGGATCAAGGAGGTGAGCAGCCATGGCGATAA
- a CDS encoding IclR family transcriptional regulator, whose translation MPLSSLLKGMEVLRVLAEPPFNYTLSELSSTMGMGKSGLHKILSTLKEKNFVVQEGSSKKYHLGPVVLRMGNVYSKLIGIEDIAAPVLSNLCQVLGETVYISIWEGDRAYPACKCCRPGGIYDANDFIGKSVPINAGASAKLLAAYQDREFIQDLLSRTDLVARTPYTLTSIPEILEEYDRIVKQGYSIEDQSFSLGVWCLSVPIFGKNRAVDRCLSVGAPVEAVGEGIFPIWLQRLRDGADEIGTQLQLRR comes from the coding sequence GTGCCTTTGAGCAGTCTCTTAAAAGGCATGGAAGTTCTAAGAGTGCTGGCGGAGCCTCCTTTCAACTACACCCTATCGGAGCTTTCCTCCACCATGGGGATGGGCAAAAGCGGGCTACACAAGATACTGTCGACCCTCAAGGAGAAAAATTTTGTGGTTCAGGAGGGGTCGTCGAAGAAGTATCATCTCGGACCGGTGGTGCTTCGGATGGGCAACGTCTATTCAAAACTTATAGGCATAGAGGATATAGCGGCACCGGTCCTGTCGAACCTGTGCCAGGTGCTGGGGGAGACGGTCTATATAAGCATCTGGGAGGGAGACAGAGCCTACCCTGCTTGCAAGTGTTGCCGCCCAGGGGGGATCTACGACGCCAACGATTTTATCGGCAAGAGCGTCCCCATAAACGCCGGTGCGTCGGCAAAGCTTCTGGCCGCCTATCAGGATCGTGAATTTATCCAGGATCTTCTGTCAAGGACGGATCTCGTGGCAAGGACACCTTACACCTTAACGTCCATACCGGAGATCCTGGAGGAATACGACCGCATAGTCAAACAGGGTTACTCCATTGAGGATCAATCCTTTTCTCTGGGGGTGTGGTGTCTATCGGTTCCAATTTTCGGCAAAAACCGAGCGGTCGACCGCTGTCTGTCCGTCGGTGCTCCGGTGGAGGCCGTAGGGGAGGGGATTTTTCCCATTTGGTTACAGAGATTGAGGGATGGGGCGGATGAGATAGGAACTCAGCTACAGCTCAGGCGTTAA
- the dctP gene encoding TRAP transporter substrate-binding protein DctP has translation MSISKRSMFFALAVAAFCFAALPGASEAKTKPFKVAGISSPEYRGSKSLETIKKKVEAGTEGRVKLDVFPANQLGDYTQVFEEIRRGSIEMGLIFLPSQFDVMLEIGSLPFLASSGEEMKKQLSPGSYVYEIIDNSLDKLGVKLLRLYGDGFIGVGLTKKPESPADPDVKKDAMIRVAPVAVYKETAEDMGYRTTNIPYADTYSAIQTGVCDGWIGGSSQINYLSFRDVIKYYVPYNCLFDQTAYIINKKLWESMSPEDQKVLMDAVNVEADKSFADSATEDLEFQKKLQEAGVEIIEVSDAERDTLAKHIRANTWPKLAETYGEETLERIKKDL, from the coding sequence ATGTCTATCAGCAAGAGATCGATGTTTTTTGCGTTGGCCGTGGCGGCTTTCTGTTTTGCCGCTCTGCCCGGGGCCTCCGAGGCGAAGACTAAGCCCTTTAAGGTGGCGGGAATTTCGTCACCGGAGTACAGAGGCAGCAAGTCCCTGGAGACCATAAAGAAAAAGGTAGAGGCTGGAACGGAGGGAAGGGTAAAACTGGACGTTTTCCCGGCAAACCAGCTTGGGGACTACACCCAGGTATTCGAGGAGATCCGCCGAGGCTCCATAGAGATGGGCCTTATATTCCTGCCCAGTCAGTTCGACGTGATGCTCGAGATAGGCTCTCTGCCTTTCCTGGCGTCCTCCGGCGAGGAAATGAAAAAACAGCTTTCACCGGGATCCTACGTCTACGAGATCATAGACAATTCCCTGGATAAGCTGGGTGTCAAGCTCCTCAGGCTCTACGGAGACGGCTTTATCGGTGTCGGGCTGACGAAGAAGCCCGAAAGCCCCGCCGATCCCGACGTCAAGAAAGACGCCATGATCAGGGTCGCCCCTGTGGCGGTCTACAAGGAGACCGCCGAGGACATGGGCTACAGGACAACCAACATACCTTACGCCGACACCTACAGCGCCATTCAGACCGGAGTATGCGACGGCTGGATCGGCGGATCGTCCCAGATAAACTATCTCAGTTTCAGGGATGTCATAAAGTACTACGTCCCCTATAACTGTCTGTTCGACCAGACCGCCTACATCATCAACAAAAAGCTCTGGGAGTCCATGAGCCCGGAGGATCAGAAGGTCCTTATGGACGCGGTCAACGTAGAGGCCGACAAGAGCTTCGCCGACAGCGCCACCGAGGATCTGGAGTTCCAGAAGAAACTTCAGGAGGCGGGAGTGGAGATAATAGAGGTCTCCGACGCCGAGAGAGATACACTGGCCAAGCACATCAGGGCCAACACTTGGCCGAAACTGGCTGAGACCTACGGAGAGGAGACCCTTGAGAGGATAAAGAAGGACCTCTAG
- a CDS encoding TRAP transporter large permease — translation MAITIALILIIVTLLLGLPVPFCFMLSTLFMVVSHSYDPSFLLPYSFSQMSSLVLLAIPLFIMVGGLMDRGGIGSSLVRLVEVFVGRIKGGLGVVAVVSCAVFGSISGSCAATLSCIGSIMFPRLRENGYPMGHSAALISCAAPLGLLIPPSSQMILYAWVGQQSVLACFLATVGPGLLLMTLLSIINLVLLKNDKNIKLYPPMTGKEKAEMLWNRSGKALPALIMPIIVLGGIYGGIMTPTEAAAVAVLYSVPVGFLIYKGLNRENFIEVVIETATTTGVVMLMMFCIMMLSRIYVQERLPSMIIDALTTISSNKYVLMLMINLFMIIIGMIMDDVSAMLLCTPILLPVVMSLGISPIHFAAIIGVNLGMGNVTPPTAPTLYFGGRIANTPVSQMLKPAMIFILFAWLPTLVAVTFIPELSLWLPRLVLGGRF, via the coding sequence ATGGCGATAACTATAGCTTTAATCCTGATAATAGTGACTCTGCTCCTGGGGCTGCCTGTGCCCTTTTGCTTTATGCTTTCCACTTTGTTCATGGTGGTCAGCCACAGCTACGATCCGTCGTTTTTGCTGCCCTATAGCTTCAGCCAGATGAGCTCACTGGTGCTCCTGGCCATACCGCTTTTCATCATGGTCGGAGGGCTTATGGACCGAGGTGGCATAGGAAGCTCTCTGGTCCGTCTGGTAGAGGTTTTCGTGGGGAGGATAAAAGGAGGCCTTGGGGTTGTGGCGGTGGTGTCCTGTGCGGTGTTCGGATCTATATCGGGCAGCTGTGCCGCAACTCTGTCCTGCATCGGCTCCATCATGTTTCCGAGGCTCAGGGAAAACGGCTACCCTATGGGACACAGCGCCGCCCTCATCTCATGCGCCGCCCCTCTAGGGCTTCTGATTCCCCCGAGCTCTCAGATGATACTCTACGCCTGGGTGGGACAGCAGTCGGTGCTGGCCTGTTTTCTGGCTACAGTGGGACCAGGGCTGCTTTTGATGACTCTGCTTTCCATAATAAATCTGGTGCTCTTGAAAAACGACAAGAACATAAAGCTATATCCCCCTATGACGGGAAAGGAAAAGGCCGAGATGCTCTGGAACCGGTCGGGGAAGGCTCTCCCGGCGCTGATAATGCCGATTATCGTATTAGGAGGCATCTACGGGGGGATCATGACCCCCACCGAGGCCGCCGCCGTGGCGGTTCTGTACTCAGTTCCGGTAGGTTTCTTAATATACAAGGGCCTTAACAGGGAGAACTTCATAGAGGTGGTTATAGAGACAGCGACAACCACCGGGGTCGTCATGTTGATGATGTTCTGCATAATGATGCTCAGCAGAATATACGTCCAGGAGCGGCTTCCTTCTATGATAATAGACGCACTGACCACCATATCGTCCAATAAATACGTCCTGATGCTCATGATAAACCTGTTCATGATAATAATCGGCATGATAATGGACGACGTCAGTGCCATGTTGCTCTGCACCCCTATTCTTTTGCCGGTGGTCATGAGCCTGGGAATAAGCCCTATTCACTTTGCGGCCATAATCGGCGTAAACCTGGGGATGGGCAACGTAACCCCTCCCACCGCTCCAACCCTGTACTTCGGGGGCAGAATAGCGAACACCCCGGTGTCACAGATGCTGAAACCGGCTATGATATTCATACTTTTCGCCTGGCTCCCGACTTTGGTGGCTGTCACCTTTATTCCTGAGCTTTCCCTGTGGCTTCCCAGGCTGGTGTTAGGTGGACGTTTTTAG
- a CDS encoding glycerol dehydrogenase: MVLTRSGRTFEPGETCLVRDIDQEAPTSISGGSSQLSVPVVVVPTIAATDAPCSALSVIYTEEGMFESYQFPPSPNMVIVDTAIVAKAPTRLLVSGMGDALATWFEAEACSRTKSANMPGGVATEAALALARLCYDQLIEYGYEAKIACDADAVTPALERIVEANTLLSGIGFESGGLAAAHSIHNGMTAIEEMHHMYHGEKVSFGTLTQLVLQDSPREVLEEVLDFCVSVGLPITFAQLGLKEPSRDKIMAAATMATAPGETIHNLPWKVTAEDVADAMMAADALGREWL, from the coding sequence TTGGTACTCACGAGGTCGGGACGAACTTTCGAGCCTGGGGAAACTTGTCTCGTTAGAGATATTGACCAGGAAGCCCCCACTTCTATAAGTGGGGGTAGTTCACAGCTATCTGTCCCTGTGGTTGTGGTCCCCACCATAGCGGCCACCGACGCCCCATGTAGCGCCCTCTCGGTCATCTACACCGAGGAAGGGATGTTCGAGAGCTATCAGTTCCCCCCCAGTCCCAACATGGTCATAGTGGACACCGCCATAGTGGCGAAGGCCCCTACTAGGCTTTTGGTCTCCGGCATGGGGGACGCCCTTGCCACTTGGTTCGAGGCCGAGGCCTGTTCCAGGACTAAGTCGGCCAACATGCCAGGAGGGGTCGCCACCGAGGCGGCTCTGGCCCTGGCTAGGCTTTGCTACGACCAGCTAATAGAGTACGGTTACGAGGCCAAAATCGCCTGCGACGCCGACGCCGTTACCCCAGCGCTGGAGAGGATCGTGGAGGCCAACACCCTGCTGTCCGGCATAGGCTTCGAGAGCGGCGGTCTCGCAGCGGCCCACTCGATCCACAACGGCATGACCGCCATAGAGGAGATGCACCACATGTACCACGGCGAGAAGGTGTCCTTCGGAACCCTCACCCAGCTTGTGTTGCAGGATTCCCCCAGGGAGGTGCTTGAGGAGGTCCTGGATTTCTGCGTCTCCGTGGGCCTCCCGATCACCTTCGCTCAGTTGGGCCTGAAGGAGCCCTCCAGGGACAAGATAATGGCAGCGGCGACTATGGCCACGGCCCCGGGGGAGACCATCCATAACCTGCCATGGAAGGTCACAGCGGAGGACGTCGCCGACGCCATGATGGCCGCCGACGCCCTAGGCAGGGAGTGGCTCTGA
- a CDS encoding transposase, which yields MSRKAKGSCNRQKARLKVAKLHGKIADQRRDFLHKVSTEIIRENQAIVIEDLRVKKHVEKPLSR from the coding sequence CTGTCTCGTAAGGCTAAAGGCAGCTGCAACAGGCAGAAGGCAAGGCTAAAGGTCGCCAAACTGCACGGTAAGATAGCGGACCAGAGACGTGACTTTTTGCACAAGGTCAGCACCGAGATCATTCGCGAAAACCAAGCCATAGTGATCGAGGACCTTAGGGTCAAAAAACATGTTGAAAAACCATTGTCTCGCTAA
- a CDS encoding cob(I)yrinic acid a,c-diamide adenosyltransferase: MERGYTSLNTGNGKGKTTAAVGQAVRALGRGFSVYIGQFLKTEKSGEILALERSGLPVEVELYGRERAIGSPMTDEDREGAARGLKKLTAAMKDHDMVVADEIIVALSTGLLSVSEVKGLIEGKGNSTELILTGRGATEEIIAMADVVTEMVEVKHHYRSGVAARDGIER; encoded by the coding sequence ATGGAGCGAGGATACACGTCCTTGAACACCGGAAACGGTAAGGGGAAGACCACCGCCGCCGTAGGTCAGGCGGTCAGGGCTTTAGGGAGAGGTTTTTCCGTCTATATAGGCCAGTTTCTGAAGACCGAAAAATCGGGAGAGATACTGGCCCTGGAGCGATCGGGCCTGCCGGTCGAGGTAGAGCTTTACGGAAGGGAAAGGGCCATAGGGAGCCCTATGACCGACGAGGACAGAGAAGGGGCCGCCCGAGGCCTTAAAAAGCTAACCGCCGCAATGAAGGACCACGACATGGTGGTGGCGGACGAGATAATAGTCGCCTTATCCACCGGTCTGCTGTCCGTCTCGGAGGTAAAGGGCCTCATAGAGGGCAAGGGGAACAGCACGGAGCTTATCCTGACCGGCAGAGGTGCCACGGAGGAGATCATAGCGATGGCAGACGTGGTCACGGAGATGGTCGAGGTCAAACACCACTACCGCTCGGGAGTCGCCGCCAGGGATGGAATCGAACGATGA
- a CDS encoding zinc ribbon domain-containing protein, which translates to MLKNHCLAKAISEVSWSLIIAGANYASSQLCSECGYKNPLVKDLALREWVCPSCGVRHDRDVNAAQNLLKLALPTEISTAV; encoded by the coding sequence ATGTTGAAAAACCATTGTCTCGCTAAAGCCATATCGGAGGTTTCATGGAGTCTGATAATAGCTGGGGCAAATTATGCCAGCTCCCAACTGTGCTCTGAATGTGGCTACAAAAACCCACTGGTAAAGGATTTAGCCCTAAGGGAGTGGGTGTGTCCAAGCTGCGGCGTTCGCCACGACAGGGACGTAAATGCGGCACAAAACCTACTGAAACTAGCTCTGCCCACCGAAATTAGCACGGCAGTGTAG